From the genome of bacterium:
CTGACGACGGGCAGGTGACGAAGGCCAAATATTGCTCGAATACATACGCGGCCGCGACGATGATGTCGGATGACCAGTCGTCGATGAACTGGCTCTACACGAACGGAACCGACGCGATTACATCGAGGATTTACGACGGACATATTTCCGCCGACCACGACGCCTACGCCCTGGGCCCCGACGACTCGCTTCATGCGGTTTATTATCGAATTAATCCTAGTCCCGCTTTCATTTACCTCACAAATACCGGCGGGCAATGGCGCGAAGAAATCATCGCGGAGGGCAAAAACGTAGGCTACTACCCGGACATCGCGATTGATTCCTTGAATCGACCACACGTCGCGTTTTGGGACCACAGCATAGGCCAAGAGAAATATGCCCACAGAACCGAATCGAACTGGCTAATCGAAAACATTGCTGGCGGTGCTGCGGCGAAGATCGCTTTGTTGCAGAACGACGCTCCTGTATTGCTGAAGACGGATAATATCTCGCTCTTGCAATTTAGCGAAAAAATAGGCAGCGCCTGGCATACGGAAGATATTGCAACTGGAACGACTGACGGTGCGGATATTGCGATTTCCGAAATCAATGACGTCCACATTGTGTTTCGCCGCGAGAAAAGTTTTTATCATGCTACGAAAAACAACGGGACGTGGATCGAAGATTTTCTACTCGACGTCGTAAGTACCAGCGGCAACGCGTCAGTAGCCCTGGATTCATTAAATCGTGTTCACGTCGCCGTTGACGATATTACCGGAGCCAATCGATTTATTTACTATTCGTCAAACCGAAGTGGCGCTTGGGATGCTTTTTCACTTCAACAAGTAATCGGGACTTCGGAGGAAGGTCATATCACTTTAGGCGCCGATGATACCGTTTACATATATACGAGTTCAACCAAGTTAGTTACAAACTGTACAGAACGTGCGATTAGCGGGGATGGCTTTAATTGGGAACGCGATTGGATTGATTGTGCCGATGCAGGCGTCTCTGATGCTTTTATTGCGTCCGATGGCAGTCATATTATCGCGGGGGCATCATCTGGATTAATACTATATAGCCTGCCGGGGATATGAGACGTGATTTAGCGCTAGCTAAAGGTCCGCGGCGTGTGGCCGGACTTCGTGAACAAGGGCACGGTCGTCGGATCGATCGAATACGACACCGCGTCGGATTTCGAACATGTCGGGTGCGTGGCGGTGGATTTCGACCCGGCCGCGCAGGCAAATCTGTACCTGCAATGGGACGAATGCCTCGATTTCGTCGAATCGACGGAGCGCGACATCACCACCGGAGGCCCGTACGACGGCGAAGGAACGCACCCCGAAATTCCGTTGTTCGTTGCCTTCAACGTGACTCCGGACGACTACGTCATAACACTGCAAGCCGACGGCGGCGCCGTCGAGGAATCCATTCCATTCCTTCCGGCCGGCGGCGCGGTCGTCCAGGACTTCGTCTTCATGGCGCCCGACTTCACGTCGAACCCGACCGGGACGTGGTGCACGGAGTGATCGCCAATGGGGAATGGCGAATCACGAATCGGGGAAATAGGGGACAGTCACCTATTATCAAATAAATGGAATAAATGGGGACGGTCACCTATTAAAGTTATCTTGTGATAATCGGAGCGCTGTCGAACCGGGCGCGGCGGGGCGTGCGTCTGTTGAAAAATGGCGTCGCGGATGAAACGACGCGGCTTTTGAAAGCTGTTTGCCGATGCGGAACCAGCCGCGCACCCCGTCCCGATCGGAGTCGGACGACGTTTGCTTTGCTGACGGCGCAGCCGGCGGCGCGGCGTTTGCCGCACGGTCGAGGGGGCCCGGTCTTCGACGCGTTCAGCTTCACGCCGGGCCAGTTCGACTTGGCGGTCGAGGCCGATGGCGAGACGAACGACGACACGATCTCGTTCATGCCCGCGGACCTCGCCGTGTCCCAGGTGAGCGTCTTCCGAACGCCGGTGCGTTCGGTGAACCCGACCGGGACGTGGCGCGTCGCCGCAACGGGGAGAGTGGCGTGGCGAGCGCGCCGTAACGCGGTCCTTCGCGCTTGACATAACGCGGGCATTCTGGCAAAAGCCCGCCGTTCCCAGTCCCGGGGCTTCAGGCCAAGCCCCCTTTCGCCAACGACGAGTCGCTCCTCGTGTTTAACGGAAACCGCGCCGTGTCGACATCCTTGTCGGTTGACCCTGACTATATCCGCGTGTTCACGGGCAACGCGCACCCGGAGCTGGCCAAGGCCATCTGCGACACGCTGCAAATCGAGGTCGGCGACGCGTACGTCTCGCATTTCGCGGACGGGGAAATCAACGTCGAGATCGCCGAGTCGGTGCGAGGCAAGGACGTCTACGTCGTGCAGCCCACCTGCCGGCCGGACGTGAACGGCTCACTCATGGAATTGCTCGTCATGCTCGACGCTTTCTCGCGCGCGAGCGCCGAGCGCATCACCGCCGTCATTCCTTATTACGGATACGCGCGCCAGGACCGCAAGGTCGCCCCGCGCGCGCCGATCACCGCGAAACTCGTGGCCGATCTTTTGACCACCGCCGGCGCGGACCGCATCCTGACGGTGGATCTTCACGCCGGGCAGATTCAGGGCTTTTTCAACATTCCCGTGGACAACCTTTACGCGACCGCCGAGATCTCGCGCACGCTCGAGAAGATGGAGGACGTGCTCGACGGCGATGTCGTGGTCGTTTCGCCCGACGCGGGCGGCGTGCGCCGGGCGCGTTATCTCGCGCACCTTCTGCACAACAACGCGGGCCTCGCGATCGTCGACAAGCGCCGCGCCAAGCCGGGGCAGGTCGCGCAGGTCAACATCATCGGCGAGGTCGAAAACAAGATCGCGATCCTCGTCGACGACATGATCGACTCGGGCGGGACGCTCGTGGCCGCGGCCGAGGCGCTGGCCGAACGCGGCGCGCGCCGGGTGTTCGCGCTCGGCACGCACCCGGTTTTCTCCGGCGACGCGGTGCGCCGGCTTTCGGAATCGAACATCGAATTGATGCTGGTCACGGACACGATTCCGCTTTCCGCGGAGGCGAAAACCGTGAACAAGATCCGTGTCGTGACGGTCGCGGGGCTCCTGGCCAACGCCATCGTCAATATCCATTGCGGCGGCTCGGTCAGCTCGCTGTTCACCGACATTCAGGTCATCAACTAATCCGCCGAACGGCCAATCCCGGCGGGGAGACGACATCATGGCGATCTACGAACTACATGCGGAACGCAGGGACGAAAAGGGCAAGGGCGCCGCGCGCCGGTCGCGCCGCGCCGGCCGGATTCCCGCCGTGGCCTACGGCGGCGACATCACGCCGACCGCGCTTTCGATGGACGGCGACGAATTCGTCAAGTTCACGCGCAAGCACAACGTGAGCACCGCGCTCGTGCGCCTTTCGGTGGACAACGGAGGCGAGCTGGCCGGCAAGGTGTTCATCATCCGCGACTTGCAGGTTCACCACATCACGCGCGACCCGCTGTCGATCGACCTTTTGGCCATCGACCTCGCCAAGCCGATCGGCGTCACCGTGCCCGTCATCTACGAGGGCGAGGCCGCGGGCGTGAAACTCGGCGGCGTCGTGACGCCCATCGCGCGCGACATCGAGGTGAGCTGCCTGCCCACGGACATCCCCAACGCGATTCATTGCAACGTGTCGGCGCTGGAACTTGGTCAAACCTGGTACCTGTCGGACCTCACGCTCCCGGAAAAGGTCGCACTCGCCTCGCCGGCCGACGCGCCGCTGATCGCGTGCGTCATTCCCCGCGCAGTCGAGGAGAAGCCGGCCGAGGAAGCGGGCGAAGGCGCCGAAGGCGAGGCCGAGGGCGAAGGCAAGGCCAAGCCGGCCGAGGGCGGCGGGGAATAACCCCGCGCGTGGCGCGGCGGCCCGTTCGTCTCCGGAGTTTCTCGTGAAGTTGATCGTCGGGCTCGGCAATCCGGGCCCGGCCTACGAATCCACGCGACATAACGCGGGGTTCTGGATCTGTGACATCATCGCCGAACGCATCGGCGCCGCTTTTTCGGGCCGGAAGTTCGACGCGGATATCGCGAACGGGCGTATCGCCGGCGACGCCGCGCTGCTCCTGAAACCGCGAACGTTCATGAACGTTTCCGGGCGCGCGGTTCGCGCGGCTGCCGCGTTCTACCGCGTCGCGGTGGACGACATCCTGGTCCTGCACGACGAGGTGGACCTCGCGCCCGGGCGTATCCGCGTCAAACGCGGGGGAAGCGCGGCGGGGCACAAGGGGGTGTTGTCGATCGCGCAGGATCTGGGCGACG
Proteins encoded in this window:
- a CDS encoding ribose-phosphate pyrophosphokinase gives rise to the protein MSVDPDYIRVFTGNAHPELAKAICDTLQIEVGDAYVSHFADGEINVEIAESVRGKDVYVVQPTCRPDVNGSLMELLVMLDAFSRASAERITAVIPYYGYARQDRKVAPRAPITAKLVADLLTTAGADRILTVDLHAGQIQGFFNIPVDNLYATAEISRTLEKMEDVLDGDVVVVSPDAGGVRRARYLAHLLHNNAGLAIVDKRRAKPGQVAQVNIIGEVENKIAILVDDMIDSGGTLVAAAEALAERGARRVFALGTHPVFSGDAVRRLSESNIELMLVTDTIPLSAEAKTVNKIRVVTVAGLLANAIVNIHCGGSVSSLFTDIQVIN
- a CDS encoding 50S ribosomal protein L25: MAIYELHAERRDEKGKGAARRSRRAGRIPAVAYGGDITPTALSMDGDEFVKFTRKHNVSTALVRLSVDNGGELAGKVFIIRDLQVHHITRDPLSIDLLAIDLAKPIGVTVPVIYEGEAAGVKLGGVVTPIARDIEVSCLPTDIPNAIHCNVSALELGQTWYLSDLTLPEKVALASPADAPLIACVIPRAVEEKPAEEAGEGAEGEAEGEGKAKPAEGGGE
- the pth gene encoding aminoacyl-tRNA hydrolase — its product is MKLIVGLGNPGPAYESTRHNAGFWICDIIAERIGAAFSGRKFDADIANGRIAGDAALLLKPRTFMNVSGRAVRAAAAFYRVAVDDILVLHDEVDLAPGRIRVKRGGSAAGHKGVLSIAQDLGDEGFYRLRLGVGRPDNPRVETADWVLMRLSAKERRLFDTPIERAADAAIMLFEEGLAATQNRFHAD